From Brassica rapa cultivar Chiifu-401-42 chromosome A06, CAAS_Brap_v3.01, whole genome shotgun sequence:
CAAAAGGTATAAATAACAAGAGCTCtgagatttttcattttttccatAAGAATGTTGAGGATGTGTTTTAACTTGTTGTGGTATGTAAATGAAGGTGTTGAACGAGTGTGTGGAAGCAGAAGCATGGATGAGGgagaagcagcagcagcaagaGGCGCTTCCCAAGTACGCAACTCCAGCTTTCTTGTCAGCTGACGTTACAAGGAAGGCTGAAGCACTGGACAAGTAAGCATAAGCTTCTTCTCACTTGTTTCTCTATTGTAGGAGTTGCTCTAATAATGGTTGAACTAACTGAAACATCCTTTTGGATTGTGTATTGGCAGGTTCTGCAGGCCTATAATGACCAAACCAAAGCCGGTTGTTAAACCTGAAGCACCACCAGCCAAGGCGGCGGCTGATGAGGAGAAGAGTGAGCCACAGCCAGAAGCGGCCTCTGGTGAAGAACCAATGGAGACTGAGAAGCCTACCGAAGATAGTGCTTAAGAGCTCTTGGTGCTGTGTATCGATTTTGTTTTTACCTTTTCTTCTTAGTTCTTGTTTTCGGTATTACTCTTCCTTTAAGATTCTATATTTAAACTCTTAGTACTTCGCGATTACAATTTTCAGGAAGTATTGTTTTCCCTTTGTGTTTgctttataaactatttatcGTGTGTGAGATGAGGATTTGTACTACTTGTTAGCTGTTACATGTTTCTGAGCTGTTTTTTTTAACAGAGCAAATGAAATATGCATTTCTATCGACAGCACTCTTTAACTTTCTTAAGATTGCGAAGTTCAGTTTCCTTTGATGTAGCTTCTGGAAGCATGCGTAATACTTGTTCTCACAAGACGAGTTCTCCTTTctacattgttttttttgtgcacaCTTTCTACATCTAAAGAGACGAATATGAAGGCACATTTGATGTGTATACACTTCACCAAAGCTCGTACTGGCCAGGATAAAAGAATTTCACAAAAACGACACACAGTTGACTATTTCAGACACTAAACGACACCAAGTTAAAGTCCCTATAACTGCATTGAGTGTAGTTTCGAAAAGTGAAAACGACAGGTTTTCTTAATCAGTTACACAGCTTCCAACTGTCGGAAAAACCAACGCCTCAACAACCCCACAGGTAAATTAAACTGCAGAGGCAATTAAAACTCTTGTTCTAAAGATCAGACACTTAGGATTCATCGCCGGGGATTCGAACATGGACGGAGTTGTTCTTACATCGGTTCCATCTGCACTTTCTGGTGTCTGTCCGAACAGAGTCAATGCTGGATCCAGAAACCATTCCCCGAATCAAGTTTCAGTGCTTCGAACTGTGAACTGCGTTTCATCTCTCTCAATTCACCCTCCTCAAAACGGCAATTCATTTCTCAGAAAGCGACATTGTGTTGGGGTGGTGAAATCAGCAGCTTCTTCAGGTAAAGGTTGAAACTTTATTGTTCTTGTTAAGATCAAAGAAACAGAGTTTGCTTTAGAAACTCTATTGTGTATTGTCTTTGGTTGAATGATTTATGATTTGGAGTTTAGTGTTTACTAATCATATGATCTCCAAGAAAGATTAGTTAGAAAGAGGCATTACCATTACAACTTAAACAAACATGTTTGTGTGTCTTTTTCTTACAGCTCCACCCCTTTTTCATCTTGATCTTTGTGGTTTGTGTAGTTGGAAATGCAGATGAGAAGGTGGAAGAACCGGCTACAAGTGTGAAGTTTCAGAGAACAGTGGCATTACCTGGCTGTTCTACCGCACTCTCCTTGCTCGGCACTGGTCAGTTTCAACCTTATCTTCACTCTTTATATTGATGAAATGCTTCTAGACTTGCTCTGAGACTTCTTTCAATGTATCTATATGTAAAAAATGCATCAATTTTCTTTTGTCAGGGTTTAGGGAGAAGAAGTTTGCTATCATCGGTGTCAAAGTCTATGCTGCTGGTTTATACGTGAATGAATCTATCTTGACCGGGTTAACCGCTTGGAAAGGGAAGTCTGCTGATGAGATTCAGAGAGATTCATCACTCTTTAGTTCAATCTTTCAAGGTAATGAACTAATGATATGCTAAAGATGATGATAGCTTTCTTGGTTCCACATCTTTTGAGTCTTGTTGCTCTCTTTGATTCAGATCAAGCAGAGAAGTCATTGGAGATTGTTCTTGTGAGAGACGTTGATGGCAAAACCTTCTGGGATGCATTGGACGAAGCCATTTCGCCTAGAATCAAATCTCCTACATCTGATGATAAAACCGCTCTCTCTACGTTCCAAGGGATCTTCCAAAACAGACCTCTCAACAAAGGAAGTGTCATTCTCTTGACTTGGATCAATCCTTCTAAAATGCTCGTAAGCACAATTTTCTCTCATGCTAATTGAATCACTTACACATTATTTGcttatgtttctttttcttctgttaGGTTTCTGTTTCGTCTGGAGGGTTGCCAAAGGATGTGGATGCGGAGATCGAGTCAGGTAGTGTTACATCTGCTTTGTTTGATGTGTTCTTTGGGGACTCTCCAGTTTCTCCTACATTGAAATCCTCAGTGGCTAACCAATTAGCTATGGTCCTCAAGTAAAAAACTCTAAATGTAACATATCATTTTGTAATATGAATATTTTGGAACTTTGTGATGTGTTAAGACATCATGTTTGAGCTTAAACTTAATACTGGAGTTCCTAATATTGGAAATTAAAAAAGAATGATTGTGACAGAGATTATATGGGTTTGGCCAAGTTGAGCAAGTGAGCCCTTGACCACATGCAACTTCCTGTGTCACTACTCTCACTTGGACCACATTATTCATGTTATATTTGGAGTTTTATTGTGTGATGCATTATTATATTTCTCACTATTATTATATTGCACCAAGTAAGAAATGTTTTGGTTGGTagaattttaatcatattttaacatatataagaaaacaacaaaaacaaatctgCTTGGTGGTGGTGGCCTGGTGGGGGATAGTTTGGCTACTTCAGTCAAAACTCTATAAAGTAATTGTGAATAGTTACAAAAAGCATGATTCATGTGGTGAATGGTGGTGATTATGTCCCCCTCTGTTGAATTGTGACTCATGCAGTTTCTTTCTTCATATCTtcgtttattattattattcaatgTTTGCTGATTTTAGTATCATATGCTGTATGCTACAGAGCCTAGTCTAAAGAGATAGGACATCATTGATTCATTTGATTGATTCATCTTTGGTCAGTCCTATATCATGACCAATTCATTCTTAATGTAGTTAAATATGGAAACAATTACACCAAAAGGCAGTTTTGACTTTTTAATATCACATAAAGACAGTTTCTTATACCAACACAGTTTCCACTAACAGCTTCCTTTTGGACCAACTACCTAGTTATGTGCTAACCAACCCACAACTTAACTAGATTTTGTTATTAGCGGGAGATTCCCACAGCCGTTGATCCCCACACCTCCTAGATGGTCCAGATTTATTCTACTTTTTCTTGACAAGACttatatctgtttttttttcagccCTCTGATTTGCTTTTTCACTTTACACATCTACGGTTTAGATTTCATGGTCATGAAAAAGTCAATCTAATCTCTCCCCTCTTTGTTTTTCATTCCCGTCCTTTCACGAAGCAGAAACCGTTTTCATCCTCCGTTCTCCATGGCCGACCACTGCATGGTTATCCCCGGTGAATGGACCTCCGCTGGTGAGCTCTGGGAGTTTGTAATcgacaagaagaagatgtccAGGATCGTGCCCATTCACCCTGGAGTATCGTTGTCTGAGCTTCGAGATAATGTCGCCAAGGAGTTCTACACGTTCACCGTCCCAGCTCCGCCGTCTACTCTGAGTTATTGGCCTCCTAACAGTAAGGAGCTTGCGACAGGGCTCACCACTCCACCGATTATCATGACCAACGACGGGGCCATATCATATTTTCTCCACCACCTAGCTATAAACCCAACCATGAACTTGTTTGTCACTTTTGATGCAAAAGGTGAGCAACCGCAACAAAGTCAAGTT
This genomic window contains:
- the LOC103871121 gene encoding fatty-acid-binding protein 3, chloroplastic isoform X1, with amino-acid sequence MDGVVLTSVPSALSGVCPNRVNAGSRNHSPNQVSVLRTVNCVSSLSIHPPQNGNSFLRKRHCVGVVKSAASSGKVGNADEKVEEPATSVKFQRTVALPGCSTALSLLGTGFREKKFAIIGVKVYAAGLYVNESILTGLTAWKGKSADEIQRDSSLFSSIFQDQAEKSLEIVLVRDVDGKTFWDALDEAISPRIKSPTSDDKTALSTFQGIFQNRPLNKGSVILLTWINPSKMLVSVSSGGLPKDVDAEIESGSVTSALFDVFFGDSPVSPTLKSSVANQLAMVLK
- the LOC103871121 gene encoding fatty-acid-binding protein 3, chloroplastic isoform X2; this translates as MDGVVLTSVPSALSGVCPNRVNAGSRNHSPNQVSVLRTVNCVSSLSIHPPQNGNSFLRKRHCVGVVKSAASSVGNADEKVEEPATSVKFQRTVALPGCSTALSLLGTGFREKKFAIIGVKVYAAGLYVNESILTGLTAWKGKSADEIQRDSSLFSSIFQDQAEKSLEIVLVRDVDGKTFWDALDEAISPRIKSPTSDDKTALSTFQGIFQNRPLNKGSVILLTWINPSKMLVSVSSGGLPKDVDAEIESGSVTSALFDVFFGDSPVSPTLKSSVANQLAMVLK